A single Chryseobacterium sp. DNA region contains:
- a CDS encoding GH92 family glycosyl hydrolase has translation MKKELFIYFFSALLSTANAQQHKDDILSWVDPFIGTGGHGHTFPGATTPFGMIQLSPDQNTKSGDWDWCSGYHYSSKTIMGFSHNHLSGTGWADLGDILVMPTVGQVKMLPGSEEKPETGYRSKFSHEKETAAPGYYSVMLDSYGIKAELTASPRVGFHKYTFPKSDEANIIIDPTNKIFGDIYHTLVSVEGNNKIKGYCYSNGWGGKRFAYFVMEFSKPFKSYGVYAEGKIKNNEKIALAKDAKAFVRFSTENNESIEVKVSLSPVSIENAQGNFDAEAGNVDFAKAKETAQKTWRDLIGRFQVTGGTDSQRKIFYTGVYHTFIAPNLYMDTNGDYVAAQENMNTKWFTNYSTYSYWDGFRATHPLLTIMDQKHTKEFANSLISRYTDRKDHMPIWELCGYDNFCMLGYHSVSVIWDAISKGVPGIDQEKAFAAMKDASLTDKMSSSDGGGGLNEYIKFGYNPSENGASVSATLEYAYDDWCIQQLAEKLGKKEEAEVYKKRSMNFLNTFNKENNHFWPRQKDGKFLPDFALNDWKKLQPHWVSGNIWAYDFFVPHQIDEMMNLYGGKKGFEEKLDKTFTEALNMQGEQHVDISGFIGSLGFGDEPGHHVPYLYNYAGSPYKTQKMVKYIRDNMYAAKPDGIVNNEDCGQMSAWYIFSSLGFYPVTPGKPVYAIGAPQFPKASLKLENGKTFTVIADKISDKNIYVQKMFLNGKEYKSWELNHSDIMNGGELRFVMGNKPVK, from the coding sequence ATGAAAAAAGAATTGTTTATTTATTTTTTTTCGGCCCTGCTTTCTACGGCTAATGCTCAACAGCATAAGGATGATATTTTGTCCTGGGTAGATCCGTTTATTGGAACCGGAGGGCATGGCCATACATTTCCGGGGGCTACCACACCCTTCGGGATGATCCAGCTAAGTCCGGATCAGAATACCAAAAGCGGAGATTGGGACTGGTGCTCAGGATACCATTACAGCAGTAAGACGATCATGGGGTTCAGCCATAATCACCTTAGCGGAACCGGATGGGCAGATCTTGGAGATATTCTGGTGATGCCTACGGTGGGCCAGGTAAAGATGCTTCCAGGGTCAGAAGAAAAGCCGGAAACAGGGTACCGCTCAAAATTCAGTCATGAAAAAGAAACTGCAGCCCCGGGATATTATTCCGTGATGCTTGACAGTTATGGAATCAAGGCCGAGCTTACCGCTTCTCCAAGAGTAGGATTTCATAAATATACGTTTCCGAAAAGTGATGAGGCCAATATCATCATAGACCCTACCAATAAGATCTTTGGAGATATTTATCATACACTGGTCAGCGTAGAAGGCAATAACAAAATAAAAGGATACTGCTACAGTAACGGCTGGGGCGGTAAACGCTTCGCTTATTTTGTGATGGAGTTCTCGAAACCGTTTAAATCCTATGGAGTATATGCCGAAGGAAAAATAAAAAATAATGAAAAAATAGCTTTGGCAAAAGATGCAAAAGCTTTTGTAAGATTCTCAACAGAAAATAATGAAAGCATTGAGGTAAAAGTTTCTTTATCTCCTGTAAGTATTGAAAATGCACAGGGGAATTTTGATGCCGAGGCCGGCAATGTAGATTTTGCAAAAGCTAAAGAAACTGCACAAAAAACGTGGAGAGATCTTATCGGCAGATTTCAGGTGACCGGAGGTACGGATAGCCAGAGAAAAATTTTCTATACCGGGGTTTATCATACATTTATTGCTCCCAATCTTTATATGGATACGAACGGAGACTATGTGGCGGCTCAGGAGAATATGAATACCAAGTGGTTTACCAACTACAGTACTTATTCTTACTGGGATGGATTCAGAGCTACCCATCCGTTGCTTACCATTATGGATCAGAAACATACCAAAGAATTTGCCAATTCCCTGATCAGCAGATATACAGACCGTAAAGATCATATGCCGATATGGGAACTGTGCGGGTATGACAATTTCTGTATGCTGGGTTATCACAGTGTATCTGTCATCTGGGATGCTATTTCTAAAGGAGTACCGGGTATAGATCAGGAGAAAGCTTTTGCGGCAATGAAAGATGCTTCTTTAACGGATAAAATGAGCAGCAGTGATGGTGGCGGGGGCCTTAATGAATATATCAAATTCGGATATAACCCCTCAGAAAACGGAGCTTCTGTTTCCGCTACCCTGGAATATGCCTATGATGACTGGTGTATTCAGCAGCTGGCAGAAAAACTGGGTAAAAAAGAAGAAGCTGAGGTATATAAGAAACGTTCCATGAACTTCCTTAATACCTTTAACAAAGAAAACAATCACTTCTGGCCAAGACAGAAAGACGGGAAATTCTTACCGGATTTTGCATTGAATGACTGGAAAAAATTACAGCCGCACTGGGTTTCCGGAAATATCTGGGCTTATGATTTTTTTGTTCCGCATCAGATTGATGAAATGATGAACCTGTACGGCGGGAAAAAAGGATTTGAAGAAAAGCTGGACAAAACTTTTACCGAAGCTCTTAATATGCAGGGAGAACAGCATGTTGATATCTCAGGATTCATTGGCTCTTTAGGATTTGGGGATGAGCCCGGGCATCATGTTCCGTATCTGTACAATTATGCAGGAAGCCCCTACAAGACGCAGAAAATGGTAAAATATATCCGTGATAATATGTATGCTGCAAAACCGGATGGAATCGTTAATAATGAAGACTGCGGGCAAATGTCGGCATGGTATATTTTCTCTTCACTGGGATTCTATCCCGTGACTCCCGGTAAACCTGTTTATGCAATTGGTGCACCTCAGTTTCCAAAGGCTTCCTTGAAACTGGAGAATGGGAAAACCTTCACCGTAATTGCAGACAAAATATCCGATAAGAATATATATGTACAGAAAATGTTCCTGAACGGAAAGGAATACAAAAGCTGGGAATTGAATCACAGTGATATTATGAACGGTGGAGAGCTGAGATTTGTAATGGGAAATAAACCTGTAAAATAA
- a CDS encoding endo-beta-N-acetylglucosaminidase H translates to MKKKSIFITLIALIFQSGSLFNAQQLNPVGICYVEVNNNNILNAGAYKLQTSNNYLFNVVNIFAANINYDTGRGRPYLYSNNNVTKILTNADTYIKPLQQKGMKVVLTILGNHQGAGICNFPTREAAKDFALQLAHTVNTYGLDGIDFDDEYSEYGKNGTGQPNDSSFVMLIQELRALLPDKIISFYYYGDAASRLSWNGYRVGDYINYSWNAMYGTFSAPNVPPLTKAQISPAAVWMGNTSNSTTTSLATQTKNGGYGLFLWYDLHGTNETAQLSAGTQTLYGQPTVLSETLQSWTQGVNCDAPIGLYTSNLTGTSAKLNWSAVGTNTYDIDYKPASSTTWTNVASALSATSVTVSGLTASTDYDWRIRTNCSVKSAYMFAPRFNTGSGTAPTGSYALSLDGSSESGAAGNMNLSGSALSFEGWIKPSSFKSASPYISSIMGTEVSDSNSAFLRLGDANLANNKIQFVVSINNVQQKLASATALNANTWYHVAATYDGAAMKLYINGVLDASKAQTGSVNSTGAFNVGYLYNTSRNFNGKIDEVRVWKRALSQTEISQNMCNVSVPASSLAAYWKFNDGSGSTVQDTSGNGVILTLTGVDASNWGTDVPCATGSSLLARTAGSQQAVSAGRIGIKNQIKLYPNPVSKSSSLTVSVPDKYSRGKLTVYDFNGRIIDTKTMNAGDFHYDLSALSVGNYIVQFESQDGSLKQTEKLIVK, encoded by the coding sequence ATGAAAAAAAAATCCATCTTTATTACGCTGATTGCACTTATTTTTCAGTCAGGTTCTCTGTTTAACGCACAGCAGCTTAATCCCGTAGGAATATGCTATGTGGAAGTCAATAACAACAATATCCTGAATGCAGGCGCGTACAAATTGCAGACTTCGAATAATTACCTGTTCAATGTGGTGAATATTTTTGCTGCTAACATTAATTACGATACCGGCCGAGGCAGACCCTATCTGTATAGTAATAACAATGTTACCAAAATACTTACTAATGCCGATACCTACATCAAACCGCTTCAGCAAAAAGGGATGAAAGTGGTATTAACCATTCTGGGAAATCACCAGGGAGCAGGAATATGTAACTTTCCAACCCGCGAGGCAGCAAAAGATTTTGCATTGCAGCTTGCTCACACTGTAAACACTTACGGTTTAGACGGGATTGATTTTGATGATGAATATTCTGAATATGGGAAAAATGGGACAGGACAGCCCAATGACAGTTCTTTTGTGATGCTGATACAAGAATTAAGAGCCCTGCTGCCGGATAAAATCATTTCATTCTATTATTACGGAGATGCCGCTTCAAGGCTTTCCTGGAACGGATACAGGGTAGGAGATTATATCAACTACAGCTGGAATGCGATGTACGGAACATTCTCCGCTCCAAATGTTCCGCCACTTACCAAAGCACAGATTTCTCCTGCAGCGGTTTGGATGGGAAATACTTCTAATTCTACAACAACCAGCCTTGCTACCCAAACCAAGAACGGAGGGTACGGATTGTTTCTTTGGTATGATCTTCATGGAACCAATGAGACCGCCCAGCTTTCAGCAGGAACTCAGACATTATATGGACAGCCAACGGTTCTAAGCGAAACTTTACAATCATGGACGCAAGGGGTAAACTGTGATGCTCCTATCGGACTATACACAAGCAACCTTACAGGGACAAGTGCAAAACTGAACTGGTCTGCAGTAGGAACAAACACCTATGATATTGATTATAAACCTGCTTCCTCTACAACATGGACGAATGTAGCATCAGCACTTAGTGCTACTTCTGTAACTGTTTCCGGATTAACAGCCAGTACAGATTACGACTGGAGAATCAGAACAAACTGCAGTGTGAAAAGTGCTTATATGTTTGCCCCAAGATTTAACACAGGTTCAGGTACAGCGCCTACAGGCTCTTACGCTCTTTCTCTGGATGGAAGCAGCGAATCGGGAGCTGCCGGAAATATGAATCTAAGCGGTTCAGCATTATCGTTTGAAGGCTGGATCAAACCATCATCTTTCAAATCCGCATCCCCCTATATTTCATCAATCATGGGAACGGAGGTAAGCGACAGCAATTCTGCATTCTTACGATTAGGAGATGCTAACCTGGCTAATAATAAGATTCAGTTTGTAGTAAGTATTAATAATGTACAGCAAAAACTGGCTTCTGCAACGGCTTTAAATGCCAATACCTGGTATCATGTTGCTGCAACCTATGATGGGGCTGCTATGAAACTTTACATTAACGGTGTTCTGGATGCGAGCAAAGCACAGACAGGAAGCGTGAATTCGACCGGAGCGTTCAATGTAGGCTATTTATACAATACTTCCAGAAACTTCAATGGTAAAATAGATGAGGTAAGAGTTTGGAAACGTGCATTGAGCCAGACGGAAATCAGCCAGAATATGTGTAATGTATCCGTTCCTGCCTCTTCTCTTGCAGCTTACTGGAAATTTAACGACGGAAGCGGTTCTACAGTTCAGGATACCTCCGGGAATGGAGTGATTTTAACATTAACGGGTGTTGATGCTTCCAATTGGGGAACAGATGTACCATGTGCAACAGGCAGTTCACTATTAGCAAGAACTGCAGGAAGCCAACAGGCAGTAAGTGCGGGACGGATAGGCATAAAGAATCAAATAAAATTATATCCGAATCCGGTAAGCAAATCTTCATCACTTACAGTTTCTGTTCCCGATAAATACAGCAGAGGAAAATTAACGGTTTATGATTTTAACGGAAGAATAATAGATACCAAAACAATGAATGCAGGAGATTTCCATTATGATTTGTCTGCACTTTCAGTAGGGAACTATATCGTTCAGTTTGAATCTCAGGATGGAAGCCTGAAACAAACAGAGAAATTAATTGTAAAATAA
- a CDS encoding endo-beta-N-acetylglucosaminidase H: MKNKYFLIPLMTLMLQTAPLLKAQQLNPLGVCYVEVNNNNLLNTGSYTLQNTNRQLFDVAIIFAANINYDVSKSRAYISNNNNVTKVLNDVNTYVKPLQQKGIKVLLDLLGNHQGAGISNFPNREAAKDFALQIANTVYTYGLDGVDLDDEYADYGNNGTGQPNSSSFVMLLQELKAAMPDKLITFYYLGPATSRQSYNGDQAGNYINYSWNAYYGTYSAPNVPPLDNTKLSAAATWINNTSTSTLSTLATNSKNDGYGVFMWYDLPGTNMAGYLSTGSNILYNENTQLTGQLYSWAQGQTCDPPLGLEVTHVTGTSAKLNWTSNSSQSYNIDYKPALSTVWINGASNYSGNNVTINNLTLNTDYDWRIQSNCSPTLTSTYLFAPRFNSGNGCATPSGLKSGNYLGNTTQLTWDAGNATSYTLQYKTTAAATWSEIQNITANTYSLQNLTPNTNYVWKVQSACNGGTTSTYSGEGAFNSGFTPVTSPGPRSLAFNGSTNYLNAGPFDLSGNALTFEGWVKVNSFKTAFPYISSVLGIEVGDNNSAMLRFGDGNLANNRLQFILSFGSSQVKLNSASSLNTKTWYHLAATYDGASMKIYINGTLDASVSVTGSFTANGILYLARNYDNSRALNGSLDEFRVWKKALTAQEILDNKCNVAAGSAGLEANWKMDEGSGVGALDATSNTHFATLVNMTDTNWKTDVPCTSSLSVKDAESVKESRIYPNPVKRGNDIHFTIGDRSASEVSLYDASGKLYKKQKLNQNNNVVNTQDFISGTYIYNIISADNKVVASGKIIVK, translated from the coding sequence ATGAAAAATAAATATTTTTTAATCCCTTTGATGACACTGATGCTTCAGACTGCCCCATTGCTTAAAGCACAACAGCTTAATCCACTGGGAGTCTGCTATGTAGAAGTGAATAACAATAACCTATTGAATACAGGTTCCTATACGTTGCAGAATACCAACAGACAGCTTTTTGATGTGGCCATTATTTTCGCTGCCAATATCAATTATGATGTTTCCAAAAGCAGAGCCTACATTTCAAACAATAACAATGTTACCAAAGTACTGAACGATGTGAATACCTATGTGAAACCTTTACAGCAAAAGGGGATCAAGGTGTTACTGGATCTTTTGGGAAACCATCAGGGAGCAGGGATTTCTAACTTCCCTAACAGAGAAGCGGCGAAAGACTTTGCTTTACAGATTGCCAATACCGTTTATACTTACGGCTTGGATGGGGTAGACCTGGACGATGAATATGCTGATTATGGAAATAACGGAACAGGACAACCAAATAGCAGCTCTTTTGTCATGCTATTGCAGGAACTTAAAGCAGCAATGCCTGATAAATTGATCACATTCTATTATCTGGGGCCGGCAACTTCAAGACAAAGCTACAATGGAGACCAGGCAGGAAACTATATCAATTACAGCTGGAATGCTTACTATGGTACATACAGTGCCCCGAATGTTCCGCCTCTTGATAATACTAAGCTTTCTGCTGCTGCAACCTGGATCAATAATACATCCACTTCTACACTTTCAACATTGGCTACCAATTCAAAAAATGACGGCTATGGAGTATTTATGTGGTATGACCTGCCGGGAACGAACATGGCGGGTTATTTAAGTACAGGATCAAATATCCTTTATAACGAAAATACACAGTTAACCGGACAGCTTTATTCATGGGCCCAGGGACAAACCTGTGATCCGCCGCTGGGGCTGGAAGTCACTCATGTGACGGGGACTTCTGCTAAGCTGAACTGGACCTCCAACAGCTCCCAATCATACAATATTGATTATAAACCTGCCCTTTCAACGGTTTGGATCAATGGGGCAAGCAATTATTCAGGAAACAATGTGACGATCAATAACCTTACCCTGAATACGGATTACGACTGGAGAATACAGTCCAACTGCTCTCCTACATTAACAAGTACATACCTTTTTGCACCCAGATTTAATTCCGGAAACGGATGTGCAACACCTTCCGGCCTGAAATCAGGAAATTACCTGGGAAATACAACCCAACTGACATGGGATGCGGGAAATGCAACTTCCTATACATTGCAGTATAAGACAACAGCTGCTGCAACATGGTCTGAAATTCAGAACATTACAGCCAATACTTATTCCCTGCAAAATCTGACTCCCAATACAAACTATGTATGGAAAGTACAGTCAGCATGTAATGGGGGAACCACAAGTACCTATTCGGGAGAGGGAGCATTTAACAGTGGCTTTACTCCGGTTACAAGCCCCGGTCCAAGATCACTTGCTTTCAACGGAAGCACGAACTACCTTAATGCAGGACCGTTTGACCTGAGCGGAAATGCTTTGACATTTGAAGGCTGGGTAAAAGTAAATTCATTTAAAACCGCTTTCCCTTATATTTCATCAGTGCTTGGTATTGAAGTAGGAGATAACAACTCGGCTATGCTTAGATTCGGTGACGGAAATCTGGCGAATAACAGACTTCAGTTTATACTGAGCTTCGGATCGTCACAGGTAAAACTGAACAGTGCTTCTTCGCTTAATACAAAGACATGGTATCATCTGGCTGCAACGTATGACGGAGCATCTATGAAGATCTATATCAATGGAACCCTTGATGCAAGTGTATCTGTGACAGGCAGTTTTACAGCAAACGGCATTCTTTACCTGGCAAGAAATTATGATAATTCCCGTGCACTGAATGGTTCTCTGGATGAATTCAGAGTCTGGAAAAAAGCATTGACTGCGCAGGAGATCCTGGATAATAAATGTAATGTTGCTGCAGGATCAGCAGGGCTGGAAGCAAACTGGAAAATGGATGAAGGCAGTGGTGTTGGGGCCTTAGATGCCACTTCAAACACGCACTTTGCAACCCTTGTGAATATGACAGATACCAACTGGAAAACAGATGTACCCTGTACTTCGTCTCTGTCTGTGAAAGATGCTGAATCTGTAAAAGAGAGCAGGATTTATCCAAACCCTGTGAAAAGAGGAAATGATATTCATTTTACAATCGGTGACCGCTCTGCCAGCGAAGTGTCATTGTACGATGCCTCAGGAAAATTATATAAAAAACAGAAGCTTAATCAAAATAATAACGTAGTGAATACACAGGATTTCATCAGCGGTACTTATATTTACAACATTATATCCGCAGATAATAAAGTAGTAGCATCCGGTAAAATAATCGTAAAGTAA
- a CDS encoding ROK family protein — translation MQNIVGIDIGGSHITLAQVDPEKREIISSTYVREHVNAFDDKEVIFSEWVSAINKVTHDLVKDNLLIGIAMPGPFDYENGVSLMQQGKFIDLYQVNIKEELAKRLSVSQDQIHFVNDAAAFMEGEVFGGCVKGFKNIFGVTLGTGLGTTFYNGEYATDEDLWDSPFKDSICEDYLATRWFVNYYAELTGEQISGTKELLDKPVEIQTRIFDEYADSFSGFVVKYVKNYEPEVLVIGGNIAKAYPYFEKRFIQNLTKNNINLPVRISAIFEDAAILGAASYALKKLK, via the coding sequence ATGCAGAATATAGTAGGAATCGATATTGGAGGGTCACATATCACGTTAGCTCAGGTAGATCCTGAAAAGCGTGAGATCATTTCTTCAACATATGTAAGAGAACATGTCAATGCTTTTGATGACAAAGAAGTTATTTTCTCCGAATGGGTTTCAGCCATTAATAAAGTGACCCACGATCTGGTAAAAGATAATCTTTTAATCGGGATTGCGATGCCCGGACCTTTTGATTACGAAAACGGAGTATCCCTCATGCAGCAGGGAAAGTTCATTGATCTCTATCAGGTCAATATTAAAGAAGAACTGGCAAAAAGACTATCTGTTTCTCAGGATCAGATTCATTTTGTGAATGATGCGGCGGCATTTATGGAAGGGGAAGTGTTTGGAGGTTGTGTAAAGGGATTCAAAAATATTTTTGGAGTAACCCTGGGTACAGGATTGGGAACGACCTTTTACAACGGAGAATATGCAACCGATGAAGATTTATGGGATTCACCTTTTAAAGATTCTATTTGTGAAGACTATCTGGCCACGCGGTGGTTTGTCAATTATTATGCGGAACTGACCGGAGAACAGATTTCAGGAACCAAAGAACTGCTGGATAAACCTGTCGAAATTCAAACCAGGATATTCGATGAATATGCAGATTCCTTTTCTGGGTTTGTAGTGAAGTATGTCAAAAATTATGAACCTGAAGTTTTAGTCATAGGAGGAAATATTGCAAAAGCTTATCCCTATTTTGAAAAAAGATTTATTCAGAATTTAACAAAGAATAATATTAACTTGCCTGTCAGAATCTCTGCTATTTTTGAAGATGCAGCCATCTTGGGAGCCGCCAGTTATGCTTTAAAAAAGCTTAAATAA
- a CDS encoding GH92 family glycosyl hydrolase, protein MKSLFSTLFLLLQAWAFGQNISPVDYVNPLMGTQSKPSLSNGNTYPAVGLPWGMNIWTPQTGKMGDGWAYTYDADKIRGFKQTHQPSPWMNDYGAFSIMPGVGRLKFKEEDRASWFSHKAEVSTPYFYSVYLADINVTTEFTPTERASVFKFDFPKTDSAYVVIDALNKGSYIKILPKERKILGYTTRYSTGKYENFKNYFVIQFDQDFELTRTWKDDKLLKDQLEITSDHTGAVVGFKLKNKEAVYAKVASSFISFEQAELNLKREVGNKNFEQVKSEAKNIWNRTLGKIEVKGGTDPQMRTFYSSLYRTLFFPQKLYEIDAQNTIKHWSPYNGKVADGRMFAGTGFWDTFRALYPFLNLVYPGINVEMQEGLANAYKEGGFLPEWSSPGYSDIMIGNNSASVVADAYIKGLRGYDIETLWQAVKHGANNEGPIDAVGRKGVQYYNTLGYVPYDVKINENAARTLEYAYDDFSIYQLGKALGKPASEIDIYRKRAYNYKNLFDKETGLMRGKNKDGNFQKPFNPFKWGDAFTEGNSWHYTWSVFQDINGLSDLMGGRKKFEAKLDEVFSLPPVFDDSYYGGVIHEIREMQIMNMGQYAHGNQPIQHMIYLYNYAGSPYKTQYWVRQVMNKLYHATPDGYCGDEDNGQTSAWYIFSALGFYPVTPATDQYVLGAPLFKEATIHLENGKKIEIKAPENNADNLYVKSLNVNHQPYSKNWISHQELVKGAVLDFKMDSKPNRERGSQEKDFPYSMSKE, encoded by the coding sequence ATGAAGTCTCTATTTTCTACCTTATTTCTTTTATTACAGGCTTGGGCTTTCGGTCAGAATATATCCCCTGTGGATTATGTGAATCCGTTGATGGGAACCCAATCTAAACCTTCTTTATCCAACGGGAATACTTATCCTGCTGTCGGACTTCCCTGGGGAATGAATATCTGGACTCCGCAGACGGGGAAAATGGGGGACGGATGGGCTTATACTTATGATGCAGATAAGATCAGGGGTTTTAAACAGACCCATCAGCCTTCTCCCTGGATGAACGATTACGGCGCCTTCTCTATCATGCCGGGAGTAGGCAGGCTTAAATTTAAAGAAGAAGACCGGGCGAGCTGGTTCAGCCATAAAGCGGAGGTATCTACCCCTTATTTCTACAGCGTATACCTTGCAGATATCAACGTAACAACAGAATTTACCCCTACGGAAAGAGCTTCAGTTTTTAAATTTGATTTTCCTAAAACGGATAGTGCTTATGTTGTGATCGATGCCCTGAATAAAGGCTCTTATATTAAAATCCTTCCCAAAGAAAGAAAAATTCTGGGCTATACGACCCGGTATTCCACCGGGAAATATGAAAACTTTAAAAACTATTTTGTGATTCAGTTTGATCAAGATTTTGAACTGACGAGAACATGGAAAGATGATAAGCTTTTAAAGGATCAGCTGGAAATCACAAGCGATCATACGGGAGCAGTGGTTGGTTTTAAACTGAAAAATAAGGAAGCGGTCTACGCAAAAGTTGCTTCTTCATTTATAAGTTTTGAGCAGGCAGAGCTGAACCTGAAAAGAGAAGTGGGCAATAAGAATTTCGAACAGGTAAAATCGGAGGCGAAAAATATCTGGAACAGAACTTTAGGAAAAATAGAGGTAAAAGGCGGTACTGACCCGCAGATGAGAACCTTTTATTCCTCTTTGTACAGAACCTTGTTTTTTCCACAAAAATTATATGAAATTGATGCTCAGAATACAATAAAACACTGGAGTCCCTATAACGGCAAAGTGGCAGACGGAAGAATGTTTGCAGGAACAGGCTTCTGGGATACGTTCCGTGCATTATATCCTTTCCTTAACCTGGTATATCCAGGTATCAATGTAGAAATGCAGGAAGGATTGGCTAATGCCTATAAAGAAGGTGGTTTTCTGCCGGAATGGAGCAGCCCCGGATATTCCGATATTATGATTGGGAACAATTCTGCTTCCGTAGTAGCAGATGCTTATATAAAAGGGCTTCGGGGATATGACATAGAAACCCTTTGGCAGGCCGTAAAACACGGCGCTAATAACGAAGGTCCGATAGACGCCGTTGGGCGCAAAGGCGTTCAATATTACAATACGCTAGGCTATGTCCCTTACGATGTAAAGATCAATGAAAATGCGGCCAGAACGCTGGAATATGCTTACGATGATTTTTCTATTTATCAGTTGGGAAAGGCACTCGGGAAACCTGCTTCAGAAATTGATATTTATAGAAAAAGAGCATACAATTATAAGAATCTGTTTGATAAGGAAACCGGCTTGATGCGCGGTAAAAATAAGGATGGTAATTTCCAGAAACCTTTCAATCCTTTCAAATGGGGAGATGCTTTTACGGAAGGAAATAGCTGGCACTATACGTGGTCTGTTTTTCAGGATATTAATGGTCTGTCAGACCTGATGGGAGGCAGAAAGAAGTTCGAAGCTAAACTGGATGAAGTTTTCTCATTGCCTCCGGTTTTTGATGACAGCTATTATGGAGGGGTGATCCATGAGATCAGAGAAATGCAGATCATGAATATGGGACAGTATGCCCATGGGAACCAGCCTATCCAGCACATGATCTATTTATACAATTATGCTGGCTCGCCGTATAAAACACAGTACTGGGTGAGACAGGTAATGAATAAGCTTTATCATGCAACACCGGACGGTTATTGTGGTGATGAAGATAACGGGCAGACTTCTGCATGGTATATTTTCTCGGCATTAGGGTTTTATCCCGTGACGCCGGCCACAGATCAGTATGTGTTGGGAGCACCATTATTTAAGGAGGCAACCATCCATCTTGAAAACGGAAAGAAAATTGAAATCAAGGCTCCGGAAAACAATGCCGACAACCTGTATGTAAAATCATTGAATGTAAATCATCAGCCTTATTCCAAGAATTGGATAAGCCATCAGGAGCTGGTGAAAGGGGCTGTTCTGGATTTTAAAATGGACAGTAAACCTAATAGGGAAAGAGGCTCACAGGAAAAAGATTTTCCCTATTCAATGTCAAAAGAATAA
- a CDS encoding phosphoheptose isomerase encodes MSAEKKEIFDRVEKLLETQGFKLAAKDDTRPWGGFFVIDENQAQDFANQYFDGIDVEGLRIGGKLSPKILIVAPEARLSWQYHHRRAEIWQVVEGTVGIKRSNTDEEGELKEYHPKDQVKLQQGERHRLIGLEGWGIVAEIWQHTDASNPSDEDDIVRVQDDFGR; translated from the coding sequence ATGAGTGCAGAAAAGAAAGAAATATTTGATAGAGTAGAAAAACTACTGGAAACACAAGGCTTTAAGCTTGCGGCAAAAGATGATACAAGGCCATGGGGAGGTTTTTTTGTAATTGATGAAAACCAGGCACAGGATTTTGCGAACCAATATTTTGATGGAATTGATGTTGAAGGATTAAGAATAGGGGGTAAGTTGAGCCCTAAGATTCTTATTGTTGCTCCCGAGGCTAGATTAAGCTGGCAGTATCATCACCGGAGGGCTGAGATCTGGCAGGTGGTAGAAGGTACGGTAGGGATCAAAAGAAGTAATACCGATGAAGAGGGTGAGCTGAAAGAATACCATCCAAAAGATCAGGTAAAGCTTCAACAAGGCGAGAGACACCGTCTGATCGGTTTGGAAGGCTGGGGAATTGTGGCGGAGATCTGGCAGCATACCGATGCATCCAATCCCTCTGACGAAGATGATATCGTGAGAGTACAGGATGACTTCGGAAGATAA